A single window of Salvia splendens isolate huo1 chromosome 8, SspV2, whole genome shotgun sequence DNA harbors:
- the LOC121745520 gene encoding glucose-6-phosphate/phosphate translocator 2, chloroplastic-like isoform X1 has translation MAFSPNQSITTLSENLLKRPLFLPKPQTLPTLHHPKKDECLLKPLHISAATGFGSSVAGPEDSPRAGVSCNAYEARSQPIPISIEFDREGAAQKAKIVAYFATWWALNVVFNIYNKKVLNAFPFPWLTSTLSLAAGSLIMLVSWATRIAEAPETDLDFWKALFPVAAAHTIGHVAATVSMSKVAVSFTHIIKSGEPAFTVLVSRLLLGEAFSLPVYLSLLPIIGGCALSAATELNFNLVGFMGAMLSNLAFVFRNIFSKRGMNGKSVGGMNYYACLSIMSLFILTPFAIAVEGPQLWAVGWEKAVSQIGPNFIWWVVAQSVFYHLYNQVSYMSLNEISPLTFSIGNTMKRISVIVASIIIFNTPLHPINALGAAIAISGTFLYSQAKQ, from the exons ATGGCTTTCTCACCAAACCAATCCATCACAACATTGTCCGAAAACCTTCTCAAGAGACCCCTTTTTCTCCCAAAACCTCAAACTCTCCCAACATTGCACCACCCGAAGAAAGATGAGTGCCTCCTCAAGCCCCTGCATATCTCCGCCGCCACGGGTTTCGGCTCCTCCGTGGCTGGACCGGAAGACTCCCCTAGAGCCGGAGTCTCGTGCAATGCCTATGAGGCCCGGTCGCAGCCCATCCCGATCAGCATTGAGTTCGATCGGGAGGGCGCCGCGCAGAAGGCCAAGATCGTGGCCTACTTCGCCACGTGGTGGGCCCTCAACGTGGTCTTCAACATCTACAACAAGAAAGTGCTCAacgccttccccttcccctggCTGACGTCGACGCTGTCGCTCGCCGCCGGCTCCCTCATCATGCTCGTCTCGTGGGCCACGAGGATCGCAGAGGCCCCCGAGACCGACCTTGATTTCTGGAAAGCTCTTTTCCCg GTTGCTGCCGCGCACACGATAGGTCACGTGGCAGCCACCGTCAGCATGTCAAAAGTGGCGGTTTCTTTCACTCACATTATAAAGAGCGGTGAACCGGCTTTCACCGTTCTGGTGTCGAGGTTATTGCTCGGAGAGGCTTTCTCGTTGCCGGTTTACCTCTCCCTGCTGCCTATCATCGGCGGCTGCGCCCTCTCCGCCGCCACCGAGCTCAATTTCAACCTAGTCG GTTTTATGGGGGCAATGTTGTCAAATTTGGCATTTGTATTTAGGAACATATTCTCAAAGAGAGGAATGAATGGAAAATCAGTTGGAGGAATGAATTACTATGCTTGTCTCTCAATTATGTCTCTTTTCATTCTCACCCCTTTTGCTATTGCTGTGGAGGGCCCACAGCTATGGGCTGTTGGTTGGGAAAAGGCTGTCTCTCAAATTGGACCTAATTTCATATG GTGGGTGGTGGCTCAGAGTGTGTTTTACCATCTATACAATCAAGTGTCATACATGTCTCTAAATGAGATATCTCCATTGACATTTAGCATTGGCAACACAATGAAGAGAATATCAGTGATAGTAGCATCAAtcatcatcttcaatactcctCTTCACCCAATCAATGCTCTTGGTGCTGCCATTGCAATCTCTGGCACTTTTCTCTATTCTCAG GCTAAGCAGTGA
- the LOC121745520 gene encoding glucose-6-phosphate/phosphate translocator 2, chloroplastic-like isoform X2: MAFSPNQSITTLSENLLKRPLFLPKPQTLPTLHHPKKDECLLKPLHISAATGFGSSVAGPEDSPRAGVSCNAYEARSQPIPISIEFDREGAAQKAKIVAYFATWWALNVVFNIYNKKVLNAFPFPWLTSTLSLAAGSLIMLVSWATRIAEAPETDLDFWKALFPVAAAHTIGHVAATVSMSKVAVSFTHIIKSGEPAFTVLVSRLLLGEAFSLPVYLSLLPIIGGCALSAATELNFNLVGFMGAMLSNLAFVFRNIFSKRGMNGKSVGGMNYYACLSIMSLFILTPFAIAVEGPQLWAVGWEKAVSQIGPNFIW, translated from the exons ATGGCTTTCTCACCAAACCAATCCATCACAACATTGTCCGAAAACCTTCTCAAGAGACCCCTTTTTCTCCCAAAACCTCAAACTCTCCCAACATTGCACCACCCGAAGAAAGATGAGTGCCTCCTCAAGCCCCTGCATATCTCCGCCGCCACGGGTTTCGGCTCCTCCGTGGCTGGACCGGAAGACTCCCCTAGAGCCGGAGTCTCGTGCAATGCCTATGAGGCCCGGTCGCAGCCCATCCCGATCAGCATTGAGTTCGATCGGGAGGGCGCCGCGCAGAAGGCCAAGATCGTGGCCTACTTCGCCACGTGGTGGGCCCTCAACGTGGTCTTCAACATCTACAACAAGAAAGTGCTCAacgccttccccttcccctggCTGACGTCGACGCTGTCGCTCGCCGCCGGCTCCCTCATCATGCTCGTCTCGTGGGCCACGAGGATCGCAGAGGCCCCCGAGACCGACCTTGATTTCTGGAAAGCTCTTTTCCCg GTTGCTGCCGCGCACACGATAGGTCACGTGGCAGCCACCGTCAGCATGTCAAAAGTGGCGGTTTCTTTCACTCACATTATAAAGAGCGGTGAACCGGCTTTCACCGTTCTGGTGTCGAGGTTATTGCTCGGAGAGGCTTTCTCGTTGCCGGTTTACCTCTCCCTGCTGCCTATCATCGGCGGCTGCGCCCTCTCCGCCGCCACCGAGCTCAATTTCAACCTAGTCG GTTTTATGGGGGCAATGTTGTCAAATTTGGCATTTGTATTTAGGAACATATTCTCAAAGAGAGGAATGAATGGAAAATCAGTTGGAGGAATGAATTACTATGCTTGTCTCTCAATTATGTCTCTTTTCATTCTCACCCCTTTTGCTATTGCTGTGGAGGGCCCACAGCTATGGGCTGTTGGTTGGGAAAAGGCTGTCTCTCAAATTGGACCTAATTTCATATGGTAA